The following nucleotide sequence is from bacterium.
GAGCAGGTAGCCCAGCGACGCCCGCGGCGGCAGACCGCCCGGCACGCGGACGACCGTCTGCCCCCGGTCTTCCAACAGCGCGGCGAGGCGTCCGCCGGAAGTGACGCCCAGCATCGCCGCGCCCGCCTCGAGCGCGCCCGTCGCCGCCTCCAGCGTCTCGTCGGTGTCGCCCGAATAACTGGACGCGACGACGAGCGACTGTGGTCCTATATAGGAAGGAAGCCGGCCCTCGCGCACCACGCAGGCCGGCAACCCGGCGTCGGGCACGGCCGCCAGGAGCAGATCGCCGCCGATCGCCGACCCGCCCATGCCGACGATGACGAGGTGCGCGGGCCGCCCGCGCGACGGCGCAAGCGGCGCGGCGTGGCCGAGGCGCCATCCCTCGCGGAGCTGGCGGGACAGCGAGAGGGCGATGCCGAGCATGTCCGAGGGGTCGGGGGCGCGATGCACCGCTCGATCGTCGAGGCCGGGCATCCTTACTACTTCAGGAACTGCGGGTTCCCGCCCTGCCGCAAGGCGCGGGGGCCTACCGCAAGGCGCGGGGCCTACCGCAAGGCGCGGGGCCTACCGCAGGGGCATGGGCGTCTCGGCCCGAACGATTCGAGGTACATGCCTCTCCGGGGCCCCCAGGCGTCGATCGCGCTCGTCCACTTTACGAGCCCTCCGGTCATCGGCGGCGTGGAAGCGGTGCTCGGGCGGCACGCCCGGCTGCTGGCCGAGCGCGGCTGCGACGTCCGTGTCGTCACCGGCCGCGGCGGGTCGCTCGGCGGCCGCGTGCGGGTCCGCCGCGTTCCGCTCCTCGACTCCCGGCATCCGCGTGTCCTCGCCGTCACGCAACAGCTCGCGGAGGGACGCGCGACCCCCGCGTTTGCCGCCCTCTCCGCGCAGGTGCAGGAGGGCCTCGAGCGGGCGCTCGCCGGGGTGCAGGTCTGCGTGGTACACAACGCCCTCACGCTGCACAAGAACCTCGCCCTGACCGCGGCGCTGCACCGGATCGCGGCCCGCCGGCCGCCGGTCCGATTCGTCGCCTGGTGTCACGACCTCGCCTGGACGAATCCCCAGTACCGCGACGAGCTCCATCCGGGGCAGCCGTGGCGGCTTCTGACGACGCCGCTACCGGGCGCGACGTACGTCACGGTATCGCGGGACCGCCAGCGCGCGCTGAGCGCGGCCCTGCGGGTCGGGGCGTCGCACATCGAAATCATCCCGAACGGCATCGATCCCGCCGCGTTCCTGCGGCTCACGCCGACCGCCCGGTGGCTCGCCGAGACGCTGCGCCTCTGGGAGCAGCAGATCGTGCTGCTGCTGCCGGTCCGCATCACGCGGCGGAAGCAGATCGAGTATGCGCTCCGCGTCGCCGGCGAGCTGGTCCGCCGCGAGCTCACGGTGCGGCTGCTGATCACGGGGCCCCTCGGCCCCCACAACCCGCGCAACCGCGCTTATCTCGAGGAACTGCGGGCGCTGCGGGCCGCGCTCGGGCTCGAGGAACAGGTCGTGTTCACCGGCGACGTTCCCGGCCCGGACGGGACGCCGGTCGAACTGAGCGATCGCGTCGTCGGCGATCTGTACGCGATGGCGGACGCGCTGCTGCTGCCGAGCCGCGAGGAAGGGTTCGGGCTGCCGCTCCTCGAGGCCGGTCTCGCCCGGCTGCCGGCGTTCGTGAGCGAGATCCCGCCGTTCCGCGAGATCGGCGGGGACGCGGTGCGGACGTTCGGTATCGAGGACTCGCCGGCGGCCTGCGCCCAACGCGTCATCCACGGCCTCATGGACGATCCCGGCTACCGCCTGCGCCGGCGCATCCTGAGCACGTACACGTGGGACGTCATCATGCGGGATCGCATCGTGCCGCTCTTGACGCAGCTCACCGCGGCGGCCAAGCCCTCGTGACGCCGGACGGTCCCGGCCCCCGGGGCGGCGCCGCCGCCCCGGGCCGCCCGTGGCGCTCCGCCGTTGACGCCTGGTTTGCGCGGAACACCTTCCACGCCCGGACGTTCGGCGACCTCACGCGCCTGGCGGCGTTGAAGCGCCGCCGGGGGGTCACGATCAGTCTCGGGCTTCCGGCCCTCAACGAAGAACGCACGATCGGCGACGAGATCACGGTCCTCCGCCGCGCGCTCATGGAGGAGGTCCCCCTGCTCGACGAGATCGCGGTCATGGACAGCGGGTCCTCGGACCGGACGGTGGCGGTGGCGCGCGCCCTCGGCGTCCCGACCTACCAGCACGCGGAGATCCTGCCGGAGACCGGCACGTTCGACGGCAAGGGCGAGGCGCTGTGGAAGAGCCTGCACGTGCTGCGTGGCGACCTCATCGTCTGGCTCGACACCGACATCCACAACATCGACCCGCAGTTTGTGTACGGACTGGTGGGCCCGCTGCTCTACGAGCCGCGCATCGCCTACGTCAAGGGGTACTATCAGCGGCCCCTGCAGGACGGGACGTCCCAGTCGGCCACCGGCGGGGGCCGCGTGACCGAGCTCACCGCCCGGCCGCTGCTCAACCTGTTCTTCCCGGAGCTCTCGGGCCTGATCCAGCCGCTGGCCGGCGAATACGCCGGGCGCCGCGAGGTGCTCGAGCGGCTGCCGTTCTTCACCGGCTACGGCGTCGAGATCGGCCACCTGATCGACATCCTCAACCGGTTCGGCCTCGACCGCATCGGGCAGGTGGACCTCGACGTCCGGGTCCACCGCAACCGGGGCCTGCAGGCCCTCTCGCTCATGGCCTTCGCGATCATTCAGGTGGTGATGGCCAGGGTCGGCGACCGCGCGGGCCATCCGCTGCGCGCGGAGATGAACACCGCGATGAAGCTCATCCGCACCGTCCCCTCGCTCGCCCTCGACGTGACGGAGCTGCGCGAGCACGAACGGCCGCCGATCCTGACCGTCCCCGCCTACCGCGGCCGCGCGACGGCCCCCGCGGGGCCTGCCCCGCGCCTTGCGCGGGGCGCCGCGGCGCAGGACTGACGCGGACGATGTCGGCCGCCGAGATCCTCCGCCAGATCGCCGGCGACGTCACCAACCCGCGCACGTGGGCGGGCATGGTGGAGGCCGCCGCGACGCTGCTCGCGATCGCGCTCGCCGCCTGGGGCGCCCTCCGCGTCGTGCCGGCCGCCATCCGCCGGGCCGGCCGGCGCCCCGGCCGGCCCGTCACCTTCGGTCCGCTCGCCGAGAGCGCGGCGCGGTACGCGATCGCATTCGCGGCGCTCATCCTGATGCTCGGGGTCGTCCACGTCAACATCACGGCGATCCTCGCCAGCGCCGGCATCGTGAGCCTGGCCCTCGGGTTCGGCGCCCAGTACGTGATCCGCGACCTGCTCGCCGGCCTGTTCCTGCTGTCGGAGGGCATCGTGCAGGTCGGCGACGTCGTGCGCGTCGACGGCGACACCGGCACCGTCGAGCGGGTCACCCTCCGCACGCTGCAGATCCGGAAGTTTAACGGCGAGCTCCTGACGATCCCGAACGGCGCCGTCTCCCGGATCGGCAACCTGAGCCGGGGCTTCGGCCGCGCGATCGTCCAGGTGACGGTGCCGTACGCGGCGGACGTCGGGCGCGCGCTCGAGGTCCTGCGCGACGTGGGACGCGAGTGGGCCGCTGCCCACCCCGAGGAGCTCCGGGGCGACCCCTCCGTCGACGGCATCGTGGATTTCAAAGACACGGGGGTCACGGTCCAGCTGTCCGTGCAGGTGCCGCCGGGCCGCCAGTTTGGCGCGGAAGCCGCCCTGCGCCGGCGGACGTTGGAGGTGCTGGCGGAGCGTCAAATCAAGATCGACACGCGCGTTTCTGTTACAATATAAGCGGCAGACTAACCCAGTGCGCGGACGTTCGCGGCGGGACCGGGGGTAACCGGCTCATCCTCTGAGCCGGGGGGGACCACCGGCGTCGAAAGTTGCGGCGCGTTTCCCGAGAGGCCACATGGCAAAAAGCGACGCGTACCTGGTCTTCACGCTGCACACGCATCTTCCGTTCGTGCTGAACCACGGCCGCTGGCCGCACGGCAGCGACTGGCTCTGCGAAGTCGCCGTCGAATGCTACCTGCCGCTCGCGGCCGCGTTCCGGCGCCTCGCCGAGGACGACGTGCCCGCCGCCCTCACGATGAACATCTCGCCGGTGCTCTGCGAGCAGCTCGCGAGCGCCGCGTTCCGCGAGGAAGTGGACGCCTACCTCGCGCACCGGCGGGAGGCATGCGACAGCACGCGCCGGCATTTCGTCGACCAGCACGATGAGGGCCTCGCCGCGCTGACCGACTACTGGGCCGCGCAGTACGATCGGGCGCGGGCCGATCTCGACGCGCTGCACGGGGACATCCTTGGAGCGTACAGGCGGCTCGCGGAGCGCGGGACGGTCGAGCTCATCACGACGGGGGCGACGCACGGCTACATGCCGCTCCTCAGCCGCGACGAGAGCGTCGACCTGCAGTTCCGGGTCGCGGTCGCCACCCACACCCGGCACTTCGGGCAGGCCCCGCGCGGGGCGTGGCTGCCGGAATGCGCGTACCGGCCGCGATACGAGTGGACCCCGCCGGTCGGTCCGCACAGCGGGAAGAAACGCTACCGCCGCCGCGGCGTCGAGGAGCACCTCGCCGCCCACAACCTCGGATTTTTCTTTACCGACACGCACCTGATGCGGGGCGGACGTGCGCTGTCGGCCTACGGCGATTACTACCCGCGGCTCCGGACGGTGCAGGGACCGGAGACGCAGCTCACCCGGCGCGGCCGCGACCACAGCCCGTACGTGCCGCACCGCGTCGCTTCGCGCGGAGGCACGGGCGACGCCGCGGCGTACGTGCGCGACCCCGAGACCACGCTGCAGGTCTGGAGCCGCGACGCCGGCTATCCCGGCGACGGCGCCTACCTCGAATTCCACAAACGCCACTTCCCCGGAGGGCTGCGCCTCTGGCGCGTCACCGACCCGAAGGCGGACCTCGGGCTGAAGCAGCCCTACCAGCCGGAGCGGGCCGACGAGCGGACCCGGGCCCACGCCGCGCACTTCGTCTCGCTCGCCGGTGACGTCATCGACCGCCACGCCCGCCGGCTCGGCGGGCCGGGGGTGCTCTGCACGCCGTTCGACGCGGAGCTGTTCGGGCACTGGTGGGCGGAGGGCCCCGCGTGGCTGGAGCGGGTCTTGCGCCTGACCGATGATCGCGGCGTCACCGCCACCACCGCGTCGGCATGCCTGGATCAGTTCCCGGTCCAGCAGGCCGTCACCCTGCTGGAAGGGTCGTGGGGCGAGGGCGGCGACCACCGGGTCTGGCTGAACAAGGACACGGAGTGGACGTGGGAGATGGTCTACCAGGCGGAGGACGACCTGTGGAGTTTCGCCGCCACGCCGGGGTGGGCGCGCCATCCGCTGCTGCGGCGGCTCGTCGCGCAGCTCGGCCGCGAGCTCCTGCTGATCCAGGCGTCCGACTGGCAGTTCCTCATCACGACGTGGGCGGCGCGCAACTACGCGGAGACCCGGTTTGCGGAGCACTGCGCGGACTTCCGCCGGCTGCACGAGTTGGCGAAGCGGGTGCGCGACGGGGGCGCGCTCACGTGGGACGAGGAGCAATTCCTCGGCGGCAAAGAGGCGCAGGACTTCTGCTTCCCCGACATCGCCGAGCATATTGAAGCCGCCGCGGCCCTGCCGCAACCATAGATGCGCAGGCGGGCGGCGCTCCATCGGAAGCCCCGGGGCCCCCGGGCGCCCGCGGCATCTCGGCGAATGCCCGGGGTGGGATAGGTGGCGGGGCGGTCGCGGGTCCTGGGGCTGATCCTCGCCGGGGGCAGGGGCGAACGCCTGCAGCCGCTCACGAAGGATCGCAGCAAGCCCGCGGTCCCGTTCGGGAGCAAGTACCGGATCATCGACTTCGTGCTCAGCAACTTCATCAACTCGCAGATCTACTCGCTGTACATCCTCGTCCAGTACAAGTCGCAGTCGCTGATCGACCACATCCGGCGGGGGTGGCGGCTCGGCGGGCTCGTCCCCGAGCAGTT
It contains:
- a CDS encoding 1,4-alpha-glucan branching protein domain-containing protein translates to MAKSDAYLVFTLHTHLPFVLNHGRWPHGSDWLCEVAVECYLPLAAAFRRLAEDDVPAALTMNISPVLCEQLASAAFREEVDAYLAHRREACDSTRRHFVDQHDEGLAALTDYWAAQYDRARADLDALHGDILGAYRRLAERGTVELITTGATHGYMPLLSRDESVDLQFRVAVATHTRHFGQAPRGAWLPECAYRPRYEWTPPVGPHSGKKRYRRRGVEEHLAAHNLGFFFTDTHLMRGGRALSAYGDYYPRLRTVQGPETQLTRRGRDHSPYVPHRVASRGGTGDAAAYVRDPETTLQVWSRDAGYPGDGAYLEFHKRHFPGGLRLWRVTDPKADLGLKQPYQPERADERTRAHAAHFVSLAGDVIDRHARRLGGPGVLCTPFDAELFGHWWAEGPAWLERVLRLTDDRGVTATTASACLDQFPVQQAVTLLEGSWGEGGDHRVWLNKDTEWTWEMVYQAEDDLWSFAATPGWARHPLLRRLVAQLGRELLLIQASDWQFLITTWAARNYAETRFAEHCADFRRLHELAKRVRDGGALTWDEEQFLGGKEAQDFCFPDIAEHIEAAAALPQP
- a CDS encoding glycosyltransferase family 4 protein, which produces MPLRGPQASIALVHFTSPPVIGGVEAVLGRHARLLAERGCDVRVVTGRGGSLGGRVRVRRVPLLDSRHPRVLAVTQQLAEGRATPAFAALSAQVQEGLERALAGVQVCVVHNALTLHKNLALTAALHRIAARRPPVRFVAWCHDLAWTNPQYRDELHPGQPWRLLTTPLPGATYVTVSRDRQRALSAALRVGASHIEIIPNGIDPAAFLRLTPTARWLAETLRLWEQQIVLLLPVRITRRKQIEYALRVAGELVRRELTVRLLITGPLGPHNPRNRAYLEELRALRAALGLEEQVVFTGDVPGPDGTPVELSDRVVGDLYAMADALLLPSREEGFGLPLLEAGLARLPAFVSEIPPFREIGGDAVRTFGIEDSPAACAQRVIHGLMDDPGYRLRRRILSTYTWDVIMRDRIVPLLTQLTAAAKPS
- a CDS encoding mechanosensitive ion channel family protein, with the protein product MSAAEILRQIAGDVTNPRTWAGMVEAAATLLAIALAAWGALRVVPAAIRRAGRRPGRPVTFGPLAESAARYAIAFAALILMLGVVHVNITAILASAGIVSLALGFGAQYVIRDLLAGLFLLSEGIVQVGDVVRVDGDTGTVERVTLRTLQIRKFNGELLTIPNGAVSRIGNLSRGFGRAIVQVTVPYAADVGRALEVLRDVGREWAAAHPEELRGDPSVDGIVDFKDTGVTVQLSVQVPPGRQFGAEAALRRRTLEVLAERQIKIDTRVSVTI
- a CDS encoding glucosyl-3-phosphoglycerate synthase, translating into MTPDGPGPRGGAAAPGRPWRSAVDAWFARNTFHARTFGDLTRLAALKRRRGVTISLGLPALNEERTIGDEITVLRRALMEEVPLLDEIAVMDSGSSDRTVAVARALGVPTYQHAEILPETGTFDGKGEALWKSLHVLRGDLIVWLDTDIHNIDPQFVYGLVGPLLYEPRIAYVKGYYQRPLQDGTSQSATGGGRVTELTARPLLNLFFPELSGLIQPLAGEYAGRREVLERLPFFTGYGVEIGHLIDILNRFGLDRIGQVDLDVRVHRNRGLQALSLMAFAIIQVVMARVGDRAGHPLRAEMNTAMKLIRTVPSLALDVTELREHERPPILTVPAYRGRATAPAGPAPRLARGAAAQD